The genomic DNA ATCCGTAATCCTTGATCGCCTTTTCCGTCAGTTGGACGACGCCGGCGCCCGCTTCGATGCCGATGATCTGTTTGTCAAAATCACCCGCCTGATTCTTCAGGTCCTCGATGGAATCCGCCTTCACATACTCCGGAACCACCAGGCCGACTTTGGTCCCCTCCAGATTGGGGCCCAAATCAATCACCTGATCCTTATATTCAGCCATGTAATCCTTGTGGGTCACAGGCAGCCAAGCCGCCGTCGTGCCGTCCGCATCTCCGCTGGCCACCGCGGCGAACATCGGACCGGCGTCCACTTCCTTCAATTCCACATGAAAACCTTCATCCTCGAGGACATGCTTCAACACATAGGTGCTGGCCACTTCCGATTCCCAATTCACATAGGTCAGGGTGACAGTCTGCCTTTCCGCCCCTTGGTGCTGAGCCAGGGCGGCTCCGACCATCGAGAGGATGATCAGGATCGCCAACATCCCTTTCCAGCGTCCTTTGATTCCCTTTTCCGGGATGGGCGCCCTTTTCCTGTCCCGGGCCAAGCTTTGGGTGATTCGATCCAGGATGATGGCGATAATGACAATGGACAGACCGCCTTCAAATCCCTTTCCGACCTCCAGGCGCGTGATCGCCTGCAGCACGACGGTGCCCAATCCGCCGGCTCCGATCATGGAAGCGATGACGACCATGGACAGGGAGAGCATGATCGTCTGGTTGATCCCCGCCATGATCGTCGATTTGGCCAGGGGAAGTTGCACCTTGAGGAGCTTCTGTGCGGGCGTCGAACCGAAGGCGTCCGCCGCCTCGATCAGGTCGCCCGCCACCTGACGGATTCCGAGATTGGTGAGTCGAATGGTCGGCGGCATCGCGAAGATGACCGACGCGATCACCCCCGGCACGGCGCCCAGGGCAAAGAAGAAAACCGCCGGGATCAGGTAGACGAAAGCGGGCATTGTCTGCATGAAATCCAGAATCGGGGTGATAATGTTTTGCGCCTTCCGGCTACGGGCGGCCAGAATGCCCAGGGGCACCCCGATGACGACGGAAATGGTGGTGGCAGTAAGCACCAGCGAGATGGTTTCCGCCGCCTCATTCCAATAACCCAGATTGTATATCAAAAGCAAGCCGAACAGGGTAAACAGCGAGACCGACAGCCGGCTCGCCAACAGCGCCAGGGCGGCGATGAGAACAGCGGTCAACACCGGGGGCAATGCCGTAAAAAGAGACTGGAAAAAGGCTACCAGCGGCTGGATCCCCGATGAAACCAGATCAAACAGGGCGGCGAAGTGTTCCTGAAGCCATCGGACGGACTCATCCACCCATCGGTCCAAGGGAAGCTTAGGAAGGTTCATCCGGCTTCACCCCATTTCCTGCCAGGGTGGCGAAAATGGCGCCTTGCACCACCACTCCGCGCAGCTTGCCCTGATCGTCGATGACCGCTGCCGGATGAGAAAATTGTTTTTCCGCCATTTTGGGCAAGAGTTCGCTCACGGGTGTATCCTTGTGCACCGTGACGACATCTCTTTCCAACACATCTTCCATGGTCTTATCCTTGTTCTTTTCGTCCAACAAGCTTCTCGCCGCCTCCGCGGTCAGAAATCCGATCAGTTTCCGGGTCCGGTCAACCACCATCAGCCCGGAGAGACCCCTTTCCCTCATTCGCTTCAGTGCCACCCGGGGGCCATCCTTGCCCAGAACCAATTGCTCCGGTCGCTTCATGACGGAGCCGGCTGTCAACACCTTGGTGATGTTGACGTCTTCCACAAATTTTTCCACATATTCGTTTGCCGGGTTGGTCAGAATCTCTTCCGGGGTTCCGATCTGAACGATCACTCCGTCTTTCATGAGGGCGATGCGGTCCCCGATGCGCAGTGCCTCGTCCAGGTCATGGGTGATAAAAATGATCGTCTTGTTCATCGAGGACTGAAGATCCATCATCTCGTCCTGCATTTCCTTGCGGATCAGCGGATCCAGGGCGCTAAAGGCCTCGTCCATCAGCAAAATATCCGGATCGGTGGCCAATGCTCGGGCCAGGCCCACCCGCTGTTGCATTCCGCCCGAAAGTTGCGAGGGGGCTTGGTCGGCATAATCCTTCAGACCCACCAGCTCCAGGGACTCCAGGGCCTTTTCCCTGCGTTCCCGCTTGGGCACCCCCTGCACCTCCAAGCCGTATTCCACATTTTCGCGGACGCTTTTGTGGGGAAACAGCGCAAACCGCTGAAACACCATCCCCATCTTGGTCCTGCGCATTTGCCGCAGCTCATCGGCGCTCATCTTCGTCACGTCGTCCCCATCGACAAGCACCGTTCCCTCCGTCGGTTCAATCAACCGGTTCAAAAGCCGAACCAGGGTGGACTTGCCGCTTCCGGACAGACCCATGATCACAAAAACCTCTCCGGCCTCCACTGAAAAGGAAGCCCGATTGACACCGACGGTCATTCCCGTCTCCCTGAAGATCTCTTCCTTGCTCTTGCCTTGTCTCACCAAAGCCAGCCCTCGCGAGGGATGACGCCCGAAAATTTTGGTGAGATTCCTCACCTCGATTTTCGCCAAAGAGCCCCCTCCTTTCCACGATCTCTCATTTTTAGAATATTCAGATAATATGTGACGGCGCAAAACGGGGCGCTTCGGAAGCCTTTTCTTGGCCCCGACACCCTGCAATCTTGGAAAAATAAAAAAACGCACTCCGAAGGACCCATGTTTATTTTAAAAATAAAAAGATCACCGGTCAAAACCGATGACAAAGCGGTTGAAGTATCAAGTCCAGCTGATAGATGAAAAGAAATAATAGGAGTCGTTCTCTTTAGGAATCCTCCGGTATCGTGCGTTTTCCGAACAATAGCTCCCCAACCGCAAACATATGTGCCCAGATTGCCGAATGATCAATCCCTTTTTCGGACGGGAATTTTTAATGTTTGCCCGGGATGGATCACGGCATCCTCCAAACGATTGATCCGGCGGATATCGCCGATCAGTTCCCGGATGTCGACGGAATCGTCCGCATACCTTCGGGCCAACCCCCATAGTGTATCGCCGGGTTCAACACGGACATTCACCGTCGGCTCCGGACCGTCGCCGGCCGCCCTGTCCACCCACACCACCAGAACGACCATCAGAAAACAGAGGATTCCGACGAGAGCGATTCCCCTCCGGCTCATCCCATCCCCTCCGTCAGCACCCGGATGGTTCCTGCAAATGATTTCCTTCAACCCGAGCATATAACAGAACAAACGTTCTGTCAAGGTGTTCCCGAACTCATGTTTGTGTTTTTTTCACATTTCATGTATACTGAAAATGGGATGAACTAAGCGGGTATGGGTTTTCGGGTTTGGTGCCAATTTAGCCGAAGGCGGTGATTACCTGTGTCCGAGAAAGGAGATGAGCACATGTCCAAACTGTCTCCCCGGCAACAGGCGATTCTGAACTACATAAAAAAAGAGGTGGAGGAAAAGGGATACCCCCCCTCCGTCCGGGAAATCGGCGAAGCGGTGGGGCTTGCCTCCAGTTCGACCGTACACGGACATCTGTCTCGCCTGGAAAAAAAAGGCTTCATCCGACGCGATCCGACCAAGCCGAGGGCCATTGAAATCTTGGACCGTCCAATGACGGAACGTCGCGCGGAAACCGACACGGTGATGGTTCCGCTGGTCGGGAAGGTAACTGCCGGGGAACCGATCACCGCCGTGGAAAATATCGACGAATACATTCCCCTTCCCAAAAAGATGGTGGGCAACGGCAAACATTTTATCCTTTCTGTTCAGGGCGACAGCATGATCAACGCCGGCATCCTCGACAAGGATTACGTCATCGTCCGGCAACAACCCACCGCAGACAACGGCGACATCGTCGTGGCCATGACTCCGGACGAGGAAGCCACCGTGAAGCGGTTCTACAAGGAAAAGGATTATGTCCGCCTTCAACCGGAAAATGACCTCATGGAGCCGATTTTGCTTCCCCGGGTGACGATCCTCGGCAAAGTGGTGGGGTTGATTCGCCACATCCATTGAGCATATGGCGCTATTTATCCTCGCGAAATCGCGAGGTTTTTTAATTGGGCATTTTCTTCGCGAACTCCCCCTGATTCAGCCGAGATTTTTGAGAGCTCCCCTTGAGTTCATCCACCCGGCATCACATCCCCCATCCTTTGAGCCCCTTTCAAACAGTGATCGCCTTCCGCTTCGCTTGCCGGACGCTTTTCCTGAAAAAGTTCCTGAACCATCCCGGAGAATCTTAAATCTGGCCGTGCCAAGCTCCCGAGAGTGTGTTAAAATATTCCTCAATATTTGTGAAATCGCCTTTCACTCTTCAACCCGCCCGCCGGTCGCATCCCTCTCGGAAAAATGCTGGACATTCGGGCGACCGGTACGCTATAAAATCAAATAAATATCAAAAAGCCAAAGGATGAGGTGAGATGGGAAAAGCTCTGGACAAAGTGCACGCCGATCAAGCCGATCATATCAAGATTGAGGATATTCTCATCGCCAGCCAGAGATTAAAAAAAGTATGCGTGCATACGCCCCTTGAATACAATCGCCTCCTGTCCGAAGAATACGGATGCGACGTCCATTTGAAGCGGGAAGACCTCCAAAT from Planifilum fimeticola includes the following:
- a CDS encoding ABC transporter permease/substrate binding protein produces the protein MNLPKLPLDRWVDESVRWLQEHFAALFDLVSSGIQPLVAFFQSLFTALPPVLTAVLIAALALLASRLSVSLFTLFGLLLIYNLGYWNEAAETISLVLTATTISVVIGVPLGILAARSRKAQNIITPILDFMQTMPAFVYLIPAVFFFALGAVPGVIASVIFAMPPTIRLTNLGIRQVAGDLIEAADAFGSTPAQKLLKVQLPLAKSTIMAGINQTIMLSLSMVVIASMIGAGGLGTVVLQAITRLEVGKGFEGGLSIVIIAIILDRITQSLARDRKRAPIPEKGIKGRWKGMLAILIILSMVGAALAQHQGAERQTVTLTYVNWESEVASTYVLKHVLEDEGFHVELKEVDAGPMFAAVASGDADGTTAAWLPVTHKDYMAEYKDQVIDLGPNLEGTKVGLVVPEYVKADSIEDLKNQAGDFDKQIIGIEAGAGVVQLTEKAIKDYGLDMELVTSSSAAMTASLEKAYRAKKPIVVTGWKPHWKFAKMKLKFLEDPKKTFGETENIHTLARKGLQEENPKAYRIMDRFHWTSQDMEEVMLLIQEGKTPEEAAAQWVKNHQDKVKEWTK
- the yneA gene encoding cell division suppressor protein YneA codes for the protein MSRRGIALVGILCFLMVVLVVWVDRAAGDGPEPTVNVRVEPGDTLWGLARRYADDSVDIRELIGDIRRINRLEDAVIHPGQTLKIPVRKRD
- a CDS encoding quaternary amine ABC transporter ATP-binding protein, giving the protein MAKIEVRNLTKIFGRHPSRGLALVRQGKSKEEIFRETGMTVGVNRASFSVEAGEVFVIMGLSGSGKSTLVRLLNRLIEPTEGTVLVDGDDVTKMSADELRQMRRTKMGMVFQRFALFPHKSVRENVEYGLEVQGVPKRERREKALESLELVGLKDYADQAPSQLSGGMQQRVGLARALATDPDILLMDEAFSALDPLIRKEMQDEMMDLQSSMNKTIIFITHDLDEALRIGDRIALMKDGVIVQIGTPEEILTNPANEYVEKFVEDVNITKVLTAGSVMKRPEQLVLGKDGPRVALKRMRERGLSGLMVVDRTRKLIGFLTAEAARSLLDEKNKDKTMEDVLERDVVTVHKDTPVSELLPKMAEKQFSHPAAVIDDQGKLRGVVVQGAIFATLAGNGVKPDEPS
- the lexA gene encoding transcriptional repressor LexA; protein product: MSKLSPRQQAILNYIKKEVEEKGYPPSVREIGEAVGLASSSTVHGHLSRLEKKGFIRRDPTKPRAIEILDRPMTERRAETDTVMVPLVGKVTAGEPITAVENIDEYIPLPKKMVGNGKHFILSVQGDSMINAGILDKDYVIVRQQPTADNGDIVVAMTPDEEATVKRFYKEKDYVRLQPENDLMEPILLPRVTILGKVVGLIRHIH